A single Gammaproteobacteria bacterium DNA region contains:
- a CDS encoding SCO family protein, with translation MRALLALAMLVAACAVAAQPPVVDIDAVRFSPRAGARVPADIALRDADGRAFHLGERYGDKPLVLMLGYYHCPNLCGAVWAGLASAVSEIDRRPGRDFELLVASIDPDEGPADARQRRAALADSFDRAGIPRWHFATGDETQIRRLAQAVGYGYRYDPQQRQYAHAAGVLVLDTTGRIARYLAGVQFDPQTLKLGIVDAALAQPDRRGGVLQAFADQVLLLCYHYDPSSGRYASRINRILQVAGVASVLALGGLIAWLLRRESTDEGGA, from the coding sequence ATGAGGGCGCTACTGGCCTTGGCCATGCTGGTGGCGGCGTGCGCCGTGGCCGCGCAGCCCCCCGTGGTCGACATCGACGCCGTGCGCTTCAGTCCGCGAGCCGGCGCCCGGGTTCCGGCCGATATCGCATTGCGCGATGCGGATGGTCGGGCGTTCCATCTGGGCGAACGCTACGGCGACAAGCCGCTGGTGCTGATGCTGGGCTACTACCATTGCCCCAATCTTTGTGGCGCGGTCTGGGCCGGACTGGCCTCGGCGGTCAGCGAGATCGACCGCCGGCCCGGCCGCGACTTCGAACTGCTGGTCGCCAGCATCGACCCGGACGAAGGCCCCGCCGACGCGCGTCAGCGTCGCGCCGCGCTGGCCGACAGCTTCGACCGGGCCGGCATCCCGCGGTGGCACTTCGCCACCGGTGACGAAACCCAGATCCGGCGTCTGGCGCAGGCGGTGGGCTACGGCTACCGCTATGACCCGCAACAGCGTCAGTACGCACACGCCGCCGGCGTCCTGGTCCTTGACACCACGGGCCGCATTGCGCGCTATCTGGCGGGCGTGCAGTTCGACCCGCAGACCCTCAAGCTCGGCATCGTCGACGCGGCATTGGCACAGCCCGACCGTCGCGGCGGTGTCCTGCAGGCTTTTGCCGATCAGGTCTTGCTGCTCTGCTATCACTACGACCCTTCGAGCGGCCGCTACGCTTCGCGCATCAATCGCATCCTCCAGGTCGCCGGTGTGGCATCGGTACTTGCCCTGGGCGGTTTGATCGCCTGGCTGCTGCGGCGGGAGTCGACTGACGAGGGTGGCGCATGA
- a CDS encoding cytochrome c: protein MNRLDPIDRPRSRARLLEIALLGGLLGLGLAGCENAMQDMYDQPRYEPYEPSPLFDNGNSMQDPQPGTVAMAAGRGADASGAQAASAQLEPLPQPDAKNPLPPTMAVLERGRERYEVYCAPCHSRVGDGDGYITRRGFPRPPSFHQDRLRQAPDAHFYQVITGGYGAMMPYAGRVAPQDRWAIIRYIRALQLSQHAPLQQLPDKVRAEAEAALK from the coding sequence ATGAACCGCCTGGACCCGATTGACCGGCCGCGCAGCAGGGCCAGGCTGCTCGAAATCGCGCTCCTCGGCGGCCTGCTGGGGCTGGGTCTCGCCGGCTGCGAGAACGCCATGCAGGACATGTACGACCAGCCGCGCTACGAGCCTTACGAACCCAGCCCGCTGTTCGATAACGGCAACTCGATGCAGGACCCGCAGCCGGGCACGGTCGCGATGGCCGCCGGCCGCGGTGCCGACGCCAGCGGCGCGCAGGCCGCAAGCGCGCAGCTCGAACCCTTGCCGCAACCCGATGCGAAAAACCCGCTGCCGCCGACGATGGCGGTGCTCGAACGCGGGCGCGAACGCTACGAGGTCTATTGCGCGCCCTGCCACAGCCGTGTCGGCGATGGCGACGGCTACATCACCCGCCGCGGTTTCCCGCGGCCGCCGAGCTTTCACCAGGATCGCCTGCGCCAGGCGCCGGACGCGCATTTCTACCAGGTCATCACCGGCGGCTACGGCGCGATGATGCCGTACGCCGGCCGCGTCGCACCGCAGGATCGCTGGGCGATCATCCGTTACATCCGCGCGCTGCAACTATCGCAGCACGCGCCGCTGCAACAGTTGCCGGACAAGGTTCGCGCCGAGGCGGAGGCGGCGCTGAAATGA
- a CDS encoding DUF3341 domain-containing protein has product MSTGLPGLLARFDTPQTLLGAVQAARSQGHRGLRAWTPYPVEGLAEALALPPSRLPLAMLLGGLAGGLGTLALQYYSAVIDYPVNIGGRPLASWPAFGPPALEMTLLCAGLVGILGLLLRSGLPRWHRPEFDWAGMEQASSDAFLLWLPLDDEDGEALRDWLLSNGARDLSRVGGDS; this is encoded by the coding sequence ATGAGCACCGGTCTGCCGGGACTGCTCGCCCGCTTCGACACGCCGCAAACCCTGCTGGGCGCGGTGCAGGCCGCCCGATCGCAGGGCCATCGCGGCCTGCGCGCCTGGACACCGTACCCGGTGGAGGGCCTCGCCGAAGCCCTGGCGCTGCCGCCCAGCCGTTTGCCGCTGGCGATGCTGCTCGGCGGCCTCGCCGGCGGCCTCGGCACGCTGGCCCTGCAGTACTACAGTGCCGTCATCGACTACCCCGTCAATATCGGCGGGCGGCCACTGGCGAGCTGGCCGGCCTTCGGTCCGCCGGCACTGGAAATGACGCTGCTGTGCGCCGGGCTGGTCGGAATCCTCGGCCTGCTGCTGCGCTCCGGCCTGCCGCGCTGGCATCGGCCGGAATTCGACTGGGCGGGAATGGAACAGGCATCCTCCGATGCGTTTCTGTTGTGGCTGCCGCTCGATGACGAGGACGGCGAAGCCCTGCGCGATTGGCTGCTGAGCAACGGAGCGCGGGACCTCAGCCGAGTCGGAGGCGATTCATGA
- the nrfD gene encoding polysulfide reductase NrfD: protein MLTVSVLLTVGVGIWGINRPAYWGFAIANYVWWIGIGMGGTFISTALYLLRQPWRNSLSRYAETMTVFAVCVSGIFPILHLGRPWFFYWLFPYPDTMNVWPQWRSALFWDFCAILAYLLVSVLFWYVSMLPDLATLRDRAAGRTRRVVYGFLALGWQGEAREWQRLEALTRIIAALGVPLVFSVHSMVALDFSEGLLAGWHTTIFPPFFVAGALFSGFAMALVIGVPLRKRFRLEALITERHLDRLAILLLTGGLVVAYCYAAEIFMAYYSMDEYELAVTRFRFTGLYAPVYWAAIVCNVLAIQPLWWARVRRSPRWLFWIGLSVVFGMWCERIMLVLSSEYRPFLPAAWGRFMPTVWDWAMLAGSIGLFMTMLLLFVRWFPVVSMHETRQLAHASAQGSREAQA, encoded by the coding sequence ATGTTGACGGTATCGGTGCTGCTCACGGTCGGCGTCGGCATCTGGGGCATCAATCGACCGGCCTACTGGGGCTTCGCCATCGCCAACTACGTGTGGTGGATCGGCATCGGCATGGGCGGCACCTTCATTTCCACGGCGCTGTACCTGCTGCGCCAGCCGTGGCGCAATTCGCTGAGCCGCTACGCCGAAACCATGACCGTGTTCGCGGTCTGCGTCTCCGGCATCTTCCCGATCCTGCACCTGGGCCGGCCATGGTTCTTCTACTGGCTGTTTCCGTACCCGGATACGATGAATGTGTGGCCGCAATGGCGCAGTGCCCTGTTCTGGGACTTCTGCGCGATCCTCGCCTACCTGCTGGTATCGGTGCTGTTCTGGTACGTGTCGATGCTGCCGGATCTGGCGACCCTGCGCGACCGCGCCGCCGGGCGCACACGCCGCGTCGTCTACGGCTTTCTCGCGCTGGGCTGGCAGGGCGAGGCGCGCGAATGGCAGCGGCTGGAGGCCTTGACGCGCATCATCGCCGCGCTCGGCGTGCCGCTGGTGTTCTCGGTGCACAGCATGGTCGCCCTGGACTTCTCGGAAGGCCTGCTCGCCGGCTGGCATACCACGATCTTCCCGCCATTCTTCGTCGCCGGCGCGCTGTTCTCCGGCTTCGCCATGGCCCTGGTCATCGGCGTGCCGCTACGCAAGCGTTTCAGGCTCGAAGCGCTGATCACCGAGCGCCATCTGGACCGCCTGGCGATCCTGCTGCTGACCGGCGGCCTGGTGGTGGCCTATTGCTACGCCGCCGAAATCTTCATGGCTTACTACAGCATGGACGAGTACGAACTCGCGGTGACGCGCTTTCGTTTCACCGGCCTGTACGCGCCGGTCTACTGGGCCGCCATCGTCTGCAATGTGCTCGCGATCCAGCCGCTGTGGTGGGCACGCGTGCGGCGCAGCCCGCGCTGGCTGTTCTGGATCGGTCTGTCGGTGGTATTCGGCATGTGGTGCGAACGCATCATGCTGGTGCTGTCCAGCGAATACCGGCCGTTCCTGCCGGCGGCCTGGGGCCGCTTCATGCCCACGGTCTGGGACTGGGCGATGCTGGCCGGCTCCATCGGCCTGTTCATGACGATGCTGCTGCTGTTCGTGCGCTGGTTTCCGGTGGTGTCCATGCACGAGACGCGACAGCTGGCCCACGCGTCCGCCCAGGGATCCAGGGAGGCGCAGGCATGA